A segment of the Nasonia vitripennis strain AsymCx chromosome 2, Nvit_psr_1.1, whole genome shotgun sequence genome:
CTGAAAAAACGGCACTAGTGTGCTGATTCAGAAAATCGATATACGATtctaaaaaattcttataTTAGATTCAAGGTAAAAAGAATTGACGTAAACAAACAAAACCTCTAGTGCCACACTTTTCGAAATTTCTatctataattataatttatgtttaaagtaaaaaaaacatCCTGAGTATTTGTTAATTAGAAACTTAAGGGCTGGTGAATTTTTGTACCTCAATGAACGGGTAAGATCCCACAAAAGATTGAAGTCCAGAATAATAAAAGCCTTCCGACTGGTCGATGATTGTCTCAAAGATAGGCAAAAAGGGCGAGATGACGCTAGCCTTCAGCCGTCGAATATTCTTATCGCGCAGATGCAACTTGAGCATGACCTGATTCTTTCGCTTCTTCGTCGCTTTTACAGCCGCCTCTAGCAACTCCTTCGATATATAATCGCAATTCTCCAGAAAGAGATGTTCCAGGTTTTCGGACCTTTCAATAAGCTTTATAAGCCCGGCGTCTCGCATATTCGTACAGTAGTTGCAGTCCAGCTGTCGCAGAGTAGACATTGCACAGAACACCTGGTCGTCGATGTTGATCAGGTGCTGGATGCACAGAGACTCGAGGTCCGGAAGAGAGACGATGCTTGCGAGGCCAGTGTTTGTCACCCGTGAGCAATCTGAAGAAAAAAGCCACGACTGAGGCGCTGTCTAATTTCGAATGATACACAATATCGGtagagaatttaaaatttctcacCAGAGATGTCCACCTTGAGAAGCTTGCAGTTGGCGCCAATTGATACGAGTAGCTCTTCGTCGACTGGTTCGTTTGACAGATCTAGCGTTCTAAGATTTATTAGCTTAGCTATCTGATGCAGGGATTCAGTGTAGCCATATGCCAGAGTTAGATATTTTAAGCTTTTGTAGCATGAGCTGATGTCTTCCGTGAAAccgttttcaaaataaaattcttcCAGAGTCAGTTGCTTCAGGTTGCGAAAACCTCTTATCACCTGCGAATACGTTTTAAATTGATTAGATCTTAGGAAACTCAGAAATAGCCATATGCATTCCAAGGGCCTCacatgaaagttgtccagcgTTAATTTTCGACAGTTTACCAACATGATGCTCTCAATAGAATGGCAGTTCTCTCGGAGTTATTAACGGACAGTCTCTCgagttttttattgttatcaAAAAGCAATGAAAGTTCGTCGTCTGTGCAGCCGTTCGCAGCAAAAGAAATGAGTTTATTACAGTTTTTGCATAAGGCTTTCCAGCTCTTGGGCGAAATATAGATGCGCCAGACGTCGAGATGCTGAACGTTGGGGCACAATTTCGCCACGTTCTTCAGTAAGATGGGATCCAGTTTTATGTTGGAATCCGAACTAAACCATATCAGGTTCAAGAATTTTCCACAGCGTTTCAAAATCTTTTGGATAATCACGTCATCCACTTTAGTCAAAGTTTTGGCTGTACTGAATCCCCAACATTCGTTGCTGAAATTAAGGTTTTTGAAGCCACACCACGCGTCACGACTTACCGCCTGCCAACGTTTactaaatgaaaaaagaaaaatgagcATTACAGTTAGGGTAACGTTAAATTTCATCATCC
Coding sequences within it:
- the LOC116416137 gene encoding uncharacterized protein LOC116416137; this translates as MLVNCRKLTLDNFHVIRGFRNLKQLTLEEFYFENGFTEDISSCYKSLKYLTLAYGYTESLHQIAKLINLRTLDLSNEPVDEELLVSIGANCKLLKVDISDCSRVTNTGLASIVSLPDLESLCIQHLINIDDQVFCAMSTLRQLDCNYCTNMRDAGLIKLIERSENLEHLFLENCDYISKELLEAAVKATKKRKNQVMLKLHLRDKNIRRLKASVISPFLPIFETIIDQSEGFYYSGLQSFVGSYPFIEVQKFTSP